A single window of Nematostella vectensis chromosome 4, jaNemVect1.1, whole genome shotgun sequence DNA harbors:
- the LOC125561908 gene encoding uncharacterized protein LOC125561908 has translation MQTERFDMARSQSAKARESRNLLSIALFVLIPPSRGQEIRTLRIAPSGDREHVQGLNSLVLNSDGTLMFRFEDYKTYGSHGVDVTNLPEDHRLNVIIREYLDKYRDILLDASDDGTTNNFLLLTDKGKPFSGPAFSTHMKSVFYHLTGVSVNLHLLRSSFVTYCYGDSQCTDAMKDSLESALRHTRKQAQLTYDRRNH, from the exons ATGCAGACAGAAAGATTTGACATGGCACGCTCACAG AGTGCCAAGGCTAGGGAGAGCAGGAATCTGCTGTCGATCGCGCTTTTCGTATTGATACCTCCTTCCAGAGGACAAGAGATCCGGACACTGCGAATTGCCCCGTCCGGTGACAGAGAACACGTCCAGGGACTGAATTCATTAGTCTTGAATTCAGATGGCACCCTCATGTTCAGATTCGAGGATTACAAAACATATGGCTCTCATGGGGTTGATGTCACAAATTTGCCA GAAGATCACAGATTGAACGTCATCATAAGGGAATATCTGGACAAATACAGAGATATTCTTCTCGACGCCTCTGACGATGGCACAACCAACAATTTTCTTCTCCTG ACAGATAAAGGAAAACCCTTTAGTGGTCCCGCATTCTCAACCCACATGAAGTCTGTCTTTTACCACCTAACAGGAGTGAGTGTCAACTTGCACCTTCTGAGAAGCTCCTTCGTGACTTATTGTTATGGGGACAG CCAGTGCACCGACGCAATGAAAGACAGTTTGGAGTCGGCCTTGAGACACACAAGGAAGCAAGCTCAACTCACCTATGACCGTAGaaatcattaa
- the LOC5518703 gene encoding uncharacterized protein LOC5518703 produces MTEASSSSSDENEGYESEEFAEVETQFEPYTDEPLAPPGYREKVDEESNDPDGLRPQILADREDEIIPVQEWCQCQHCAENELSGALEHRCCREIENVQGKLTFDGSIENLSCITLHEDYRAMTNKAVLQNVAPLLKARTGQAYRRRTGVSENE; encoded by the exons ATGACTGAGGCTTCGTCGAGTTCATCAGACGAAAACGAAGGCTACGAAAGTGAGGAGTTTGCTGAGGTAGAGACCCAGTTTGAGCCCTACACGGATGAACCTCTCGCACCTCCGGGCTACAGGGAAAAAGTTGATGAGGAATCGAACGACCCCGATGGCCTGAGGCCCCAGATCCTGGCCGACAGAGAGGATGAGATAATACCTGTCCAGGAATG GTGCCAGTGTCAACATTGTGCAGAGAATGAGCTAAGCGGCGCTCTTGAGCATCGATGCTGTAGAGAAATTGAGAATGTTCAAGGCAAACTAACATTCGACGGTTCGATTGAGAACTTATCATGCATCACACTGCACGAGGACTACAGAGCAATGACTAACAAGGCCGTCCTTCAAAACGTGGCGCCATTGCTGAAGGCAAGGACAGGGCAAGCATACAGGCGGCGTACAGGAGTATCGGAGAACGAGTAA